A stretch of the Nitrospirota bacterium genome encodes the following:
- the tusB gene encoding sulfurtransferase complex subunit TusB, whose protein sequence is MLVIIKSAPDTQDARRAVKLARDVAADIALLQNAVYLAQPERLEGFCGTAYAMKEDLRLRGIEDIEAGVKTIGYGDLVDLMAEDDKVIGLF, encoded by the coding sequence ATGCTCGTAATTATAAAAAGCGCCCCCGACACGCAGGACGCAAGGCGGGCCGTGAAGCTCGCCAGGGACGTGGCCGCCGATATCGCGCTTCTTCAGAACGCCGTATACCTGGCCCAGCCCGAGAGGCTCGAGGGCTTCTGCGGCACGGCTTACGCAATGAAGGAGGACCTGAGGCTCAGGGGCATCGAAGACATAGAGGCGGGCGTAAAGACGATAGGCTATGGGGACCTCGTGGACCTCATGGCAGAGGACGACAAGGTCATCGGACTTTTCTGA